A single window of Streptomyces xanthii DNA harbors:
- a CDS encoding serine/threonine-protein kinase: MGGELYCDTCGLKPAAPAGALSEGSSRSAATHASASPAPRPPGTCQRPGCGGRYEDVGGGELYCDTCGLAPVVAANGMVSSPPTGIAGGGSRGSQSSSSARASSRTSSRSSQSRRSVSGRLSRSLSGSSTSRSVSVRSSGASASSSGRARLGAGLVRVPDVPRPDPRAMVQKHPEVPERKRFCSRSDCGAPVGRARGDRPGRTEGFCTKCGHPYSFVPKLAAGDIVHGQYEVVGCLAHGGLGWVYLAIDRAVSDRWVVLKGLLDTGDQDAMAAAISERRFLAEIEHSNIVRIYNFVEHLDQRTGSMDGYIVMEYVGGKSLKEIANERRTPDGKRDPLPVEQACAYGIEALEALGHLHSRNLLYCDFKVDNAIQTEDQLKLIDMGAVRRMDDDESAIYGTVGYQAPEVAELGPSVASDLYTVARTLAVLTFDFQGYTNVFVDSLPDPDTIEVFRRYESFYRLLVRATDPDPARRFASAQEMAEQLTGVLREVVALQTNRPRPALSTLFGPEVKVTDTELFRVLDGDVSRLGVRTVPERRRRGSGAAALPAAPDRPALPPSPAELVRPLAAAATALALPVPRVDPGDPNAGFLAGLMASAPAELIAALHAAPTGSLELRLRELRARLEMGEMDSAHRGLTALEADHPDDWRVVWYRGVAALATGDHANAALSFDAIYDAFPGEPAPKLALGVCAEVLGQLDNAAEYYRLVWATDPSYVSAAFGLARVQWAAGDRGGAVRTLESVPEASIHYTAARVAAVRARLRGRTAGGAPQGDPLLGDLTAAAGQVEALDAFGLDAVRREELSTEVLGTALDWVLSGRQGSAPPQAPARAAVLGSDLDERGLRLGLERSYRTLARLARRGEERIELVERANRYRPRTWV, from the coding sequence ATGGGCGGGGAGCTGTACTGCGACACGTGCGGCCTCAAGCCGGCGGCGCCCGCGGGCGCCCTGTCGGAGGGGTCGTCGCGCAGTGCGGCGACGCACGCCTCGGCGTCGCCCGCGCCCCGCCCTCCGGGCACCTGTCAGCGGCCCGGCTGCGGCGGCCGGTACGAGGACGTGGGCGGCGGCGAGCTGTACTGCGACACGTGCGGGCTGGCCCCGGTGGTCGCGGCGAACGGGATGGTGTCGTCGCCGCCGACCGGGATCGCGGGCGGCGGTTCGCGCGGTTCGCAGAGCTCGTCGAGCGCGCGGGCGTCGTCGCGGACCTCGTCGCGGTCCTCGCAGTCGCGCCGCTCGGTGTCGGGCCGGCTCTCGCGTTCGCTGTCGGGGAGTTCGACGTCGCGGTCGGTGTCGGTGCGCAGTTCGGGCGCCTCGGCGAGCAGTTCGGGCCGGGCTCGGCTGGGCGCCGGTCTGGTGCGGGTGCCGGACGTGCCGCGGCCCGACCCGCGCGCGATGGTGCAGAAGCATCCCGAGGTGCCCGAGCGGAAGCGATTCTGCTCGCGCTCGGACTGCGGGGCGCCGGTGGGCCGGGCGCGCGGTGACCGGCCGGGCCGGACGGAAGGGTTCTGCACCAAGTGCGGGCACCCGTACTCGTTCGTGCCGAAGCTGGCCGCGGGCGACATCGTGCACGGCCAGTACGAGGTCGTGGGCTGTCTGGCGCACGGCGGTCTCGGCTGGGTGTACCTGGCGATCGACCGCGCGGTGTCGGACCGCTGGGTGGTCCTGAAGGGCCTGCTCGACACGGGTGACCAGGACGCGATGGCGGCGGCGATCTCGGAGCGCCGCTTCCTGGCGGAGATCGAGCACAGCAACATCGTGCGGATCTACAACTTCGTCGAGCACCTCGACCAGCGCACCGGCTCCATGGACGGCTACATCGTCATGGAGTACGTGGGCGGCAAGTCGCTCAAGGAGATCGCCAACGAGCGGCGCACCCCGGACGGCAAGCGGGACCCGCTGCCGGTGGAGCAGGCGTGCGCGTACGGGATCGAGGCCCTGGAGGCGCTCGGTCACCTGCACAGCCGCAATCTCCTGTACTGCGACTTCAAGGTCGACAACGCGATCCAGACCGAGGACCAGCTCAAGCTCATCGACATGGGCGCGGTCCGGCGGATGGACGACGACGAGTCGGCGATCTACGGCACGGTCGGATACCAGGCGCCGGAGGTCGCCGAGCTCGGCCCGTCGGTCGCCTCCGACCTCTACACGGTGGCCCGCACGCTCGCCGTGCTGACCTTCGACTTCCAGGGCTACACGAACGTGTTCGTGGACTCCCTGCCGGATCCGGACACCATCGAGGTCTTCCGCCGCTACGAGTCCTTCTACCGGCTCCTCGTGCGGGCCACGGACCCGGACCCGGCGCGCCGGTTCGCGTCCGCGCAGGAGATGGCGGAGCAGCTGACGGGCGTGCTGCGCGAGGTCGTGGCGCTGCAGACGAACCGGCCCCGGCCCGCGCTCTCCACCCTGTTCGGCCCCGAGGTGAAGGTCACGGACACCGAGCTGTTCCGCGTCCTGGACGGGGACGTGTCGCGGCTCGGGGTGCGCACCGTGCCCGAGCGCCGGCGGCGCGGGTCCGGTGCGGCGGCGCTGCCCGCGGCCCCGGACCGCCCCGCGCTCCCGCCGTCCCCGGCCGAGCTGGTGCGCCCCCTCGCGGCGGCCGCCACGGCGCTGGCCCTGCCGGTGCCGCGGGTCGACCCGGGCGATCCGAACGCCGGGTTCCTGGCGGGCCTGATGGCGTCGGCGCCCGCCGAGCTGATCGCGGCGCTGCACGCGGCGCCGACCGGCTCCCTGGAGCTGCGCCTGCGCGAGCTGCGGGCCCGCCTGGAGATGGGCGAGATGGACTCGGCGCACCGGGGCCTGACAGCGCTGGAGGCGGACCATCCGGACGACTGGCGGGTGGTCTGGTACCGGGGCGTGGCGGCGCTCGCGACGGGCGACCACGCGAACGCGGCGCTGTCGTTCGACGCGATCTACGACGCGTTCCCGGGCGAGCCGGCGCCGAAGCTGGCGCTCGGCGTGTGCGCGGAGGTGCTCGGCCAGTTGGACAACGCGGCGGAGTACTACCGCCTCGTGTGGGCGACGGACCCGAGTTATGTGAGCGCCGCGTTCGGTCTCGCCCGCGTGCAGTGGGCGGCCGGGGACCGGGGCGGCGCGGTGCGCACCCTGGAGTCGGTGCCGGAGGCGTCGATCCACTACACGGCGGCGCGGGTCGCCGCCGTACGGGCCCGGCTGCGCGGCCGGACGGCGGGGGGCGCCCCGCAGGGGGACCCGCTGCTGGGGGATCTGACGGCGGCGGCCGGGCAGGTGGAGGCGCTCGACGCGTTCGGCCTGGACGCCGTGCGCCGCGAGGAGTTGTCCACCGAGGTCCTCGGTACGGCGCTGGACTGGGTACTCTCCGGTAGGCAGGGTTCCGCTCCGCCGCAGGCCCCCGCCCGTGCGGCGGTGCTCGGCAGCGACCTGGACGAGCGCGGCCTGCGCCTGGGCCTGGAGCGTTCGTACCGGACACTGGCCAGGCTCGCCCGGCGGGGCGAGGAGAGGATCGAACTGGTGGAGCGGGCCAACCGTTACCGCCCCCGGACGTGGGTGTGA
- a CDS encoding glutamate ABC transporter substrate-binding protein codes for MDERRTRGVSLRGWGGVAAMAVVCALTAVFALLLPLTQRTAAPADGAGMGSAGVADGTQARATDCEAGVDGKEPERSLRPSGDESGDAVREIKDRGYLSVGVDQNSYRWGYRDPNNQDKKSELEGFDIDLAHEIAGEILGDPSAVRLKAIPTNERIPAIQRGDVDMVVRTMTISCERLKDVAFSTAYFQTGQQVLAPKTDKDIKGFGPSLADKRICTATGSTAFDTLDTAKKSGKLPASADISTTVPNQLDCLVRLQLGEVDAVVTDGALAASQAAQDPTVELKGDPFTEEYYGVAMKKDADGLVRRVNKVLEDYREDGGWQKSYDFWLKPALGASDGPPAPKYK; via the coding sequence ATGGACGAGCGACGGACGCGCGGGGTGAGTCTGCGCGGCTGGGGCGGCGTGGCGGCGATGGCGGTGGTGTGCGCCCTGACGGCGGTGTTCGCGCTGCTGCTCCCCCTGACGCAGCGCACGGCGGCGCCGGCCGACGGCGCGGGCATGGGCTCGGCGGGCGTGGCCGACGGCACGCAGGCGCGGGCGACGGACTGCGAGGCGGGCGTGGACGGCAAGGAGCCGGAGCGCAGCCTGCGTCCGAGCGGCGACGAGTCCGGGGACGCCGTGCGGGAGATCAAGGACCGCGGCTATCTGTCGGTCGGCGTCGACCAGAACAGCTACCGCTGGGGCTACCGCGATCCCAACAACCAGGACAAGAAGAGCGAGCTGGAGGGCTTCGACATCGATCTCGCGCACGAGATCGCGGGCGAGATCCTCGGCGACCCGAGCGCGGTGCGTCTCAAGGCCATCCCGACGAACGAGCGGATCCCGGCGATCCAGCGCGGCGACGTCGACATGGTCGTGCGCACGATGACGATCAGCTGTGAGCGGCTGAAGGACGTGGCGTTCTCGACCGCGTACTTCCAGACGGGCCAGCAGGTCCTCGCTCCGAAGACCGACAAGGACATCAAGGGCTTCGGTCCGTCGCTCGCGGACAAGCGGATCTGCACGGCGACCGGTTCGACCGCCTTCGACACGCTGGACACCGCGAAGAAGTCCGGCAAGCTGCCGGCCAGCGCCGACATCTCGACGACGGTGCCGAACCAGCTGGACTGCCTGGTGCGGCTGCAGCTCGGCGAGGTCGACGCGGTGGTGACCGACGGCGCGCTCGCGGCGAGCCAGGCCGCGCAGGACCCGACGGTGGAGCTGAAGGGCGACCCGTTCACCGAGGAGTACTACGGCGTCGCGATGAAGAAGGACGCGGACGGTTTGGTGCGCCGGGTCAACAAGGTGCTGGAGGACTACCGCGAGGACGGCGGCTGGCAGAAGTCGTACGACTTCTGGCTCAAGCCGGCGCTCGGCGCGTCCGACGGGCCGCCCGCCCCGAAGTACAAGTGA
- a CDS encoding N-acetylglucosamine kinase, giving the protein MSVLAIDAGNSKTDVAVVAADGTVVAAARGGGFQPPRVGVREAVDVLADVVGRAFAQAGVDTVEHVSACLANADLPVEERELAAEVRRRGWSAADRVEVHNDTFAVLRAGLLEDAEPRGVAVVCGAGVNCVGMLPDGRTARFPAIGKISGDWGGGGGLAEEALWFAARAEDGRGEPTALMRALPAHFGLGSMYALIEAMHLGRIPVARRHECTPVLFAVAAEGDAVARGLVERMAEEIVAMSVVALRRLDLLEAEVPVLLGGAVLAARHALLDSTIRELLSSRAPKAHPRVVTEPPVLGAVLLGLDAVGAPPGGYTKARGHYAR; this is encoded by the coding sequence ATGAGCGTCCTTGCCATCGACGCGGGCAACAGCAAGACCGACGTCGCGGTGGTCGCGGCCGACGGCACCGTCGTCGCCGCGGCCCGCGGCGGCGGGTTCCAGCCGCCCCGGGTCGGCGTCCGCGAGGCCGTCGACGTGCTGGCGGACGTCGTCGGACGGGCCTTCGCACAGGCCGGCGTCGACACGGTCGAGCACGTCTCGGCGTGCCTGGCCAACGCGGACCTGCCCGTCGAGGAACGGGAGTTGGCGGCGGAGGTACGGCGGCGCGGCTGGTCGGCGGCGGACCGGGTCGAGGTCCACAACGACACGTTCGCGGTGCTGCGGGCCGGGCTCCTGGAGGACGCGGAGCCGCGCGGCGTCGCCGTCGTCTGCGGGGCCGGCGTCAACTGTGTCGGCATGCTGCCCGACGGGCGCACCGCCCGCTTCCCCGCCATCGGCAAGATCTCCGGGGACTGGGGCGGCGGGGGCGGCCTCGCCGAGGAGGCGCTGTGGTTCGCGGCGCGGGCCGAGGACGGGCGCGGCGAGCCGACGGCGCTGATGCGGGCGCTGCCCGCGCACTTCGGGCTCGGCTCCATGTACGCGCTCATCGAGGCGATGCATCTGGGGCGGATCCCGGTGGCGCGGCGGCACGAGTGCACGCCCGTGCTCTTCGCGGTCGCCGCCGAGGGTGACGCGGTGGCCCGGGGGCTCGTGGAGCGGATGGCCGAGGAGATCGTGGCGATGTCGGTGGTGGCGCTGCGCCGGCTCGACCTGCTGGAGGCGGAGGTTCCGGTGCTGCTCGGGGGGGCCGTCCTCGCGGCGCGGCACGCGCTGCTGGACTCCACGATCCGGGAGCTGCTGTCGTCCCGGGCCCCGAAGGCCCACCCCCGCGTCGTGACGGAACCGCCCGTGCTGGGGGCGGTGCTGCTGGGCCTCGACGCGGTGGGGGCTCCACCGGGCGGGTACACGAAGGCCCGGGGTCATTACGCCCGTTGA
- a CDS encoding 6-phospho-beta-glucosidase → MKLAVVGGGSTYTPELIDGFARLRDTLPIEELVLVDPAADRLELVGGLARRIFAKQGHPGVVRTTSDVDAGVAGADAVLLQLRVGGQAARNQDETWPLDCGCVGQETTGAGGLAKALRTVPVVLDIAERVRRANPDAWIIDFTNPVGIVTRALLQAGHKAVGLCNVAIGFQRKFAKLLDVTPGEVHLDHVGLNHLTWELGVRLGGPDGENVLPRLIAEHGDAIAEDLHMPRTLVDRLGVVPSYYLRYYYQHDAVVSELRTKPSRAAQVAEMERELLQMYGDPTLDEKPALLAKRGGAFYSEAAVDLAASLLGGGGSPHQVVNTYNNGTLPFLPDDAVVEVQAAVGSKGARPLPVPALDPLYAGLIANVTAYEDLALEAALRGGRDRVFRALLAHPLIGQIEYADRLTDQLIAHNREHLAWA, encoded by the coding sequence ATGAAGCTCGCTGTGGTCGGCGGAGGGTCGACCTACACCCCCGAACTCATCGACGGATTCGCGCGGCTGAGGGACACGCTGCCCATCGAGGAGCTCGTCCTCGTCGACCCGGCGGCCGACCGCCTGGAACTGGTCGGCGGCCTCGCGCGGCGCATCTTCGCCAAGCAGGGCCACCCCGGCGTCGTGCGCACCACGTCCGACGTGGACGCGGGCGTCGCCGGCGCGGACGCGGTGCTGCTGCAACTGCGCGTCGGCGGTCAGGCCGCGCGCAACCAGGACGAGACCTGGCCGCTGGACTGCGGCTGCGTCGGCCAGGAGACGACCGGCGCGGGCGGCCTCGCCAAGGCGCTGCGCACGGTGCCGGTCGTCCTGGACATCGCCGAACGCGTCCGGCGCGCCAACCCGGACGCCTGGATCATCGACTTCACCAACCCGGTCGGCATCGTCACCCGGGCGCTGCTCCAGGCCGGGCACAAGGCCGTCGGCCTGTGCAACGTGGCCATCGGCTTCCAGCGCAAGTTCGCGAAGCTCCTCGACGTGACGCCGGGCGAGGTGCACCTGGACCACGTGGGCCTCAACCACCTCACGTGGGAGCTCGGCGTGCGGCTCGGCGGCCCGGACGGCGAGAACGTGCTGCCGCGGCTCATCGCCGAGCACGGCGACGCGATCGCCGAGGACCTGCACATGCCGCGCACCCTCGTCGACCGGCTCGGCGTCGTCCCCTCGTACTACCTGCGCTACTACTACCAGCACGACGCCGTGGTCTCCGAGCTGCGCACCAAGCCGTCCCGCGCGGCGCAGGTCGCCGAGATGGAGCGCGAACTGCTCCAGATGTACGGGGACCCGACGCTGGACGAGAAGCCGGCGCTGCTCGCCAAGCGCGGCGGCGCGTTCTACAGCGAGGCCGCGGTCGACCTCGCCGCGTCGCTGCTCGGCGGGGGCGGCTCCCCGCACCAGGTTGTGAACACGTACAACAACGGCACCCTGCCGTTCCTGCCCGACGACGCCGTCGTCGAGGTGCAGGCCGCCGTCGGCTCCAAGGGCGCCCGGCCGCTGCCCGTCCCGGCGCTCGACCCGCTGTACGCGGGGCTGATCGCCAACGTCACCGCGTACGAGGACCTGGCCCTGGAGGCGGCCCTGCGCGGCGGCCGGGACCGGGTCTTCAGGGCGCTGCTCGCCCACCCGCTGATCGGCCAGATCGAGTACGCCGACCGGCTCACCGACCAGCTGATCGCGCACAACCGGGAGCACCTCGCGTGGGCATGA
- a CDS encoding carbohydrate ABC transporter permease, protein MTTTHTNPALTAPRTTPRTAPARGPAASRARRKRVLHWIAVHSIAIAVALLFVLPFVFVFLTSVMSDDQAMSGDLWPDSWHWENYRTVFRTEGFLDWWKNSLLYAGLGTLFTVCSAIPAAYALAKFRFRGRRTAMILVISTMMLPPQVVVIPMYLVWAQQFHLSGTLWPLIIPMAFGDAYSIFLLRQFLLTIPKEYIESAKVDGCGELRTLLRIVVPMAKPGIAAIALFQFFYCWNDYFGPQIYAAQNPASWTLSYGLESFKSAHMVNWNLTMAATLLVMAPVCLVFFFAQKAFVEGVTLTGVKG, encoded by the coding sequence ATGACCACGACCCACACGAATCCGGCGCTCACCGCCCCCCGCACGACACCCCGCACCGCCCCCGCCCGGGGCCCGGCCGCCTCCCGCGCCCGGCGCAAGCGCGTCCTGCACTGGATCGCCGTGCACAGCATCGCGATCGCCGTCGCCCTCCTCTTCGTCCTGCCGTTCGTCTTCGTGTTCCTCACCTCGGTGATGAGCGACGACCAGGCCATGAGCGGCGACCTGTGGCCGGACTCCTGGCACTGGGAGAACTACCGGACCGTCTTCCGGACGGAGGGCTTCCTCGACTGGTGGAAGAACTCGCTGCTCTACGCGGGCCTCGGCACCCTCTTCACGGTCTGCTCGGCGATCCCGGCCGCCTACGCGCTCGCCAAGTTCCGCTTCCGCGGCCGCCGCACGGCGATGATCCTCGTCATCTCGACGATGATGCTGCCGCCGCAGGTCGTCGTGATCCCGATGTACCTGGTGTGGGCGCAGCAGTTCCACCTCTCCGGGACACTGTGGCCGCTGATCATCCCGATGGCGTTCGGCGACGCGTACTCGATCTTCCTGCTCCGTCAGTTCCTGCTGACGATCCCGAAGGAGTACATCGAGTCGGCGAAGGTCGACGGCTGCGGCGAACTGCGCACGCTGCTGCGGATCGTGGTGCCGATGGCGAAGCCGGGCATCGCGGCGATCGCCCTCTTCCAGTTCTTCTACTGCTGGAACGACTACTTCGGGCCGCAGATCTACGCGGCCCAGAACCCCGCCTCGTGGACGCTCAGCTACGGCCTGGAGTCGTTCAAGTCCGCCCACATGGTCAATTGGAACCTGACGATGGCCGCGACGCTGCTCGTGATGGCGCCGGTCTGCCTCGTCTTCTTCTTCGCACAGAAGGCCTTCGTCGAAGGCGTCACCCTCACCGGAGTAAAGGGCTGA
- a CDS encoding carbohydrate ABC transporter permease has product MALTLSRPARRRLRTLGFLSPWLIGFSVFFAYPLLATVYFSFMHYNQIKEPAFVGLRNWKYVFQDMPLFGPALWNTLWLVVVMVALRVVFGLSLGLLVTKIKSGVGLFRTAFYLPYLAPPVAATVAFVFLLNPGTGPVNEILSKVGIDGPNWFNDPTWAKQSLVLLSLWGIGDLMVIFMAALLDVPTEQYEAAELDGAGAWAKFRYVTWPSITPIVMFAVVTGVVQTMQYYTQALVAGKLASGVSIGPGSVIQPGYPDHSTLTVPQLVYSMGFQNFNTGAACVLSLVLFAIAMAVTMLLMRKRSGLLAAED; this is encoded by the coding sequence ATGGCACTCACCCTCTCCCGGCCCGCGCGCCGCAGACTGCGCACGCTGGGCTTCCTGTCCCCCTGGCTGATCGGGTTCAGCGTCTTCTTCGCGTACCCGCTGCTCGCCACCGTCTACTTCTCGTTCATGCACTACAACCAGATCAAGGAGCCCGCGTTCGTCGGGCTGCGGAACTGGAAGTACGTGTTCCAGGACATGCCGCTGTTCGGCCCGGCGCTGTGGAACACGCTGTGGCTGGTCGTGGTCATGGTGGCGCTGCGGGTGGTCTTCGGGCTCTCGCTCGGACTGCTCGTCACGAAGATCAAGAGCGGGGTCGGCCTCTTCCGCACCGCGTTCTACCTGCCGTACCTGGCCCCGCCGGTCGCGGCCACGGTCGCCTTCGTGTTCCTTCTGAACCCGGGCACGGGCCCGGTCAACGAGATCCTCTCCAAGGTCGGCATCGACGGCCCTAACTGGTTCAACGACCCCACCTGGGCCAAGCAGTCCCTCGTCCTGCTGTCCCTGTGGGGCATCGGCGACCTCATGGTCATCTTCATGGCGGCGCTGCTCGACGTGCCGACCGAGCAGTACGAGGCGGCCGAACTCGACGGGGCCGGCGCCTGGGCCAAGTTCCGGTACGTGACCTGGCCGTCGATCACCCCGATCGTGATGTTCGCCGTGGTCACCGGGGTCGTGCAGACCATGCAGTACTACACGCAGGCGCTGGTCGCCGGAAAACTCGCCTCGGGCGTCTCCATCGGCCCCGGCTCGGTCATCCAGCCCGGCTACCCCGACCACTCGACCCTCACGGTCCCCCAGCTCGTCTACTCGATGGGCTTCCAGAACTTCAACACCGGGGCGGCGTGCGTCCTCTCGCTCGTCCTGTTCGCCATCGCCATGGCCGTCACCATGCTGCTGATGCGCAAGCGCTCCGGCCTGCTCGCGGCGGAGGACTGA
- a CDS encoding ABC transporter substrate-binding protein, which produces MPTRWRIPLRAPAALAPVALAAAGLLLAGCANPSTGSADDDPTKPVTLKFWHGWSAPGEVKAIDDSIARFEKLHPNIHVESTGNVTDATTNQALRAGGAEAPDVVSSFTTNNVGQYCDSGMWVNLDPFMKKTGLDKAKTFPKSLLDYTSYEGDQCALPLLADAFGMYYNKDAFKEAGIARPPRTMSEFVADAKKLTKKSGHSYERVGFMPNFRLYQNSPDRLFAQWGPTYFDQDGKSRLAKDPASYDFLRTTRKLMDAQGGYSALERFRTTFGDEMSNQNAFLTGKLAMHLDGEWRGLMLDDAKAKFDWGVAPLPVPDDQAETYGRGYLTGTVVGIAHSSRHQNAAWELVRFLTADTEQVVDFANAIHNVPSTFAALRSPKLDVDPSFRAFLDIAKNKYSQVMPQSTNGGMYIVQLQDFSYTEEAGEVPDLRAGLKRLDQLIDADTLQSQN; this is translated from the coding sequence ATGCCGACGCGATGGCGCATACCCCTGCGCGCCCCCGCCGCGCTCGCCCCGGTCGCGCTCGCCGCGGCCGGGCTGCTGCTCGCCGGCTGCGCCAACCCGAGCACCGGCAGCGCCGACGACGACCCGACGAAGCCCGTCACGCTGAAGTTCTGGCACGGCTGGTCGGCGCCCGGCGAGGTCAAGGCGATCGACGACTCGATCGCCCGCTTCGAGAAGCTGCACCCGAACATCCACGTCGAGTCCACGGGCAACGTCACCGACGCCACCACGAACCAGGCGCTGCGCGCCGGCGGCGCCGAGGCCCCTGACGTCGTGTCCTCGTTCACCACGAACAACGTCGGCCAGTACTGCGACTCCGGGATGTGGGTGAACCTCGACCCGTTCATGAAGAAGACCGGGCTCGACAAGGCGAAGACCTTCCCCAAGTCGCTGCTCGACTACACGAGTTACGAAGGCGATCAGTGCGCGCTGCCGCTGCTCGCCGACGCCTTCGGCATGTACTACAACAAGGACGCCTTCAAGGAGGCCGGCATCGCCCGGCCGCCGAGGACCATGTCCGAGTTCGTCGCCGACGCGAAGAAGCTCACGAAGAAGTCGGGACACAGCTACGAGCGGGTCGGGTTCATGCCGAACTTCCGGCTCTACCAGAACAGCCCGGACCGTCTCTTCGCCCAGTGGGGTCCCACCTACTTCGACCAGGACGGGAAATCCCGGCTCGCGAAGGATCCGGCGTCGTACGACTTCCTGAGGACGACCAGGAAGCTCATGGACGCGCAGGGCGGATACAGCGCCCTCGAACGGTTCCGGACCACCTTCGGCGACGAGATGTCCAACCAGAACGCGTTCCTGACCGGCAAGCTCGCCATGCACCTCGACGGTGAGTGGCGGGGCCTGATGCTCGACGACGCCAAGGCGAAGTTCGACTGGGGCGTGGCGCCGCTGCCGGTGCCGGACGACCAGGCCGAGACGTACGGGCGCGGCTATCTGACCGGCACCGTCGTCGGCATCGCGCACAGCAGCCGGCACCAGAACGCGGCCTGGGAACTGGTCCGCTTCCTGACCGCCGACACCGAACAGGTCGTCGACTTCGCGAACGCCATCCACAACGTGCCGTCCACGTTCGCGGCCCTCAGGTCGCCGAAGCTGGACGTCGATCCGAGCTTCCGCGCGTTCCTCGACATCGCGAAGAACAAGTACAGCCAGGTGATGCCCCAGTCGACGAACGGCGGCATGTACATCGTCCAGCTCCAGGACTTCTCGTACACCGAGGAGGCGGGCGAGGTGCCCGATCTCAGGGCCGGGCTGAAACGCCTCGACCAGCTCATCGACGCCGACACCCTGCAGTCGCAGAACTGA
- a CDS encoding ROK family transcriptional regulator, whose amino-acid sequence MAGTPGTPSVLRVMNDRAALDLLIAHGPLTRTRIGELTGLSKPTTSQILGRLEAAGLVRTTGSQTGRPGPNATLYEIEPAAAHVAALSADPTGLTAVVADITGTERGRCRVEAHALADDVPHRTARLVAEAVDGALGQAGLGHDDLTATVIGTPGAIDPRTGELRYAPHLPGWHSRTLHAELAEVLGTPVSIENDVNLAAVAEQYEGAAQDHDDFVLAYVDEGVGAAIVLGGTLLRGATGGAGEIGYMPLPGAPLARGGTGAYAREDAGGGFQSLVASPAVRQLAGGIDDLSAAFAVEGVLDEVARRLATGLAAIVAVVDPELVVLSGQVAQAGGDALRARVEEELTGLALPRPLLRVSELDDDPILTGALRSALTQARATVFDTSTA is encoded by the coding sequence ATGGCCGGGACCCCCGGGACGCCGAGCGTGCTGCGCGTCATGAACGACCGCGCCGCGCTCGACCTGCTCATCGCCCACGGCCCCCTCACCCGCACCCGCATCGGCGAGCTGACGGGCCTGTCCAAGCCGACGACCTCGCAGATCCTCGGCCGGCTCGAAGCCGCCGGGCTCGTGCGGACCACCGGCAGCCAGACCGGCCGTCCCGGACCCAACGCGACGCTGTACGAGATCGAACCCGCCGCCGCGCACGTCGCCGCGCTGTCCGCCGACCCCACCGGCCTCACCGCCGTCGTCGCCGACATCACCGGCACCGAGCGCGGCCGCTGCCGGGTCGAGGCGCACGCGCTCGCCGACGACGTCCCGCACCGCACCGCCCGTCTCGTCGCCGAGGCCGTCGACGGGGCGCTCGGGCAGGCCGGGCTCGGGCACGACGACCTCACCGCGACCGTCATCGGCACCCCGGGCGCCATCGACCCCCGCACCGGCGAACTCCGCTACGCCCCGCACCTGCCCGGCTGGCACTCCCGCACCCTGCACGCCGAACTCGCCGAGGTCCTCGGCACGCCCGTCTCCATCGAGAACGACGTGAACCTCGCCGCCGTCGCCGAGCAGTACGAGGGCGCCGCCCAGGACCACGACGACTTCGTGCTCGCCTACGTCGACGAGGGCGTCGGCGCCGCCATCGTGCTCGGCGGCACCCTCCTGCGCGGGGCGACCGGCGGCGCCGGCGAGATCGGCTACATGCCGCTGCCCGGCGCCCCGCTCGCCCGCGGCGGCACCGGCGCCTACGCGCGCGAGGACGCGGGCGGCGGCTTCCAGAGCCTCGTCGCCTCCCCCGCCGTGCGGCAACTGGCGGGCGGGATCGACGACTTGAGCGCCGCGTTCGCCGTCGAGGGCGTCCTCGACGAGGTCGCCCGGCGGCTGGCCACCGGCCTCGCCGCGATCGTCGCCGTCGTCGACCCCGAACTCGTCGTGCTGTCCGGGCAGGTCGCCCAGGCCGGCGGCGACGCCCTGCGCGCCCGCGTCGAGGAGGAGCTCACCGGGCTCGCCCTCCCCCGCCCGCTGCTCCGCGTCAGCGAGCTGGACGACGACCCCATCCTCACGGGCGCGCTGCGCTCCGCCCTCACCCAGGCCCGCGCCACCGTCTTCGACACCAGCACCGCCTGA